In the Calderihabitans maritimus genome, GGTTCTCGCGGTGGAGGAAGAGGCAAGCCCCCACCGGCAACAGATTGAGGAATTTGACAGCCTTTTTTCTACACCGGTGGTTATCGGTACTCTGCACAGTATGCTCCCTCCGGCTGCAGCAGCGATAAAGGCTGCCGGTAACTTTAATTTGAAAGTGGTCTACGTAATGACTGACGGGGCAGCTTTGCCGCTGGCCTTCAGCAAACTGGTGGCCCAGTTAACCCAACATAAACTCATTGATGGGACGGTAACCGTAGGGCACGCGTTTGGCGGTGATTTGGAGGCCGTGAACATTTACACCGGTCTGATTGCGGCCAAAAGAGTGCTGAAAGCTGACATAATCATCGTATCCATGGGGCCGGGAATAGTAGGAACCGGAACCCGATGGGGGTTTACCGGAATAGAGCAGGGAGAAATAATTAATGCAACATTTGTTCTAGGCGGGAGTCCGGTGGCTATACCTCGCATCAGTTTTACCGATCCCAGGAAGCGACACTACGGTTTGAGCCACCATACCATTGTCTCCTTGGCCCGGGTTGCCCTGCGACCGGCAGAAGTCCCCCTTCCCGAGGAAATGGACGACTGGAAAAGAGAGTATCTGGATCAACAGATTAAGAGTAATAAGCTACACTTAAAACACCGTTTTACCGTTGTCCGAGGCAGGGAAGGGTTAGAGTTGTTGAAACGGTTCGGGATCAAGGTGACTTCTATGGGAAGGACCGTAGAAGATGACCCTGATTTTTTCCTGGCAGCGGCGGCGGCGGGATTGCGGGCAACGCAATTAGTGGAGATGAGCTCGAATGAATTGGGTTAGGTCCTGGTATTGGAGAGCAATTTGCTTTAAAGTGTGACGAAGATCGCGCACCTTTCCTACCCAATATACCCGGTTACGAGTTACATACATTTTCACTGTTTCAACCCCCTGCATTTTCGTCGAAGCTCCTTCTTATAACTTATGCAGGGAGGGGAAAACTTACGCTTATAAATATTTAAATTTGCTGGGAGGGGACCCCATGAAGAACTTTTATGAGAAGACGGTGGAGAGCAACAAGATCTTCGAGGGAAGGGTGGTCAAACTCCGGGTGGATCGGGTGATTCTACCCAATGGGAAGGAAGCAACAAGAGAGGTAGTAGAGCATCCGGGAGCGGTTGCCGTAGTGGCATTGACCGACAAGGATGAAATAGTGATGGTGAGGCAGTTTCGCAAACCCGTAGAAGAAACTACTCTGGAAATACCGGCGGGAAAGCTGGAAGGAGGGGAAGATCCTCATTCCTGTGCTCGGCGGGAACTAGAGGAGGAAACCGGGCTGAAACCGAACCGGATCAAGCTGCTCATGGAATTTTATACCACGCCCGGTTTCAGTGATGAAAAAATGTATTTGTTCCTGGCCGAAGATTTGGAGGAGGTTCCTCCCCACCGTGATGACGATGAATTGGTGGAAGTGGAGAAATTGCCCTTGGGAAAGGCGGTAAATTGGGTCATGCAGGGAAAGATAAATGACGCCAAAACCATAATTGGTATTTTGGCGGTTGACTGCCTTCGCAGCAGGAAAGGAGGGCGGGGAGGTGGAGCGGGCTAATCCTCCCTCTCTCTGGGTAACGGCCAACGCCAGTGGAGCCGTTGAGGCAGCCCGTACGGGCAGGGTAGTGGTGGTTGTAGATGTGATAGACATGTCTACTACTTTGGAGACTGTTCTGGATGCCGGAGCGCTGGCCGTATTCGGGGCCAGTCCTGACGGTGCAGAGGCACCGGTTCCGGTTTTTCCCGAAAAAATAGGCTATGCTGCCGCTACTCTGGCAAGACAGCATGACACTGAGGTACTGGTGGTTGGCGAGCCTCGTTTGGGAACCGATACTGCCCGTTTGCAAAACGCTTCCCGCCTTATTGAGGGTATAGAAGCGGCTGGCGGTGTGGTCGCGGGCATAATTCCTAACTTGGGTGCGGACACGGGCCGGCTGGCAGACTTTAACGGAAGAGTTGTGGTGGCAGTTACCGCCAGCGGGGGCGTGGTATATGATGCGGCTTTCAATGCCGGAGGTGAAGTAATCACGGCTACCGTTGCCCGTACGTTGAAGAAAAAAGGGGTGGAACCGGCTTTGGCTGGGGCGCGAAGGGCTATTGAACTGGCCCGCAGGAGTGGTAAAGGGATTGCGGTGGTAGCTGCCAGCAGTAATTCCTGGGAAGATGTACTGGCGGCCCAGTTTATTGCCGGCTCCATTTTACAGGAAGGTTTTCTTCAGCTAGAAGGTTCAAGAAACGCCTGAGGTAATAAAAACTCCTCCCCGGCATAAATATTTACCAGACAGGCTGGGGGAGGAGAGCCATATTGATAAGGAAACTGAGAGGTAGGTTGGCTGAACACTTTCGGGCCAACTTGCTGCTTATGGGGATAATTACTCTTTGTTTCATAGGGGGAATTGTATATGGTTCCTTTACGGTAAGCAATTTAGCTCCAGTGGAGAAAGGAGAACTTCGGGAATATGTAGAAAGTTTTCTCAAGAGTTTCAAGGATATGAATGTTAATACCGCCCTCCTTGCCCGGAAGGCCGTTCTCATGAATTTGAAAACCCTTTTTTATATATGGTTTCTTGGGCTTACGGTAGTAGGCGTTCCCCTAATTCTTTTTACCGTATTCATGCGAGGATTTATTTTAGGATTTACCGTGGCCTTCCTGGTACGGGAACAGGCTGTAGCCGGGGTATTGTTGACCATATTATCCCTGCTGCCCCAGAATTTACTTTTTATTCCTTCACTGTTGGTGGGTGCGACGACGGCGTTATCTTTTTCTTTACTTCTGGTGCGGGGCAGGAGAGCCCGAGAAACTGTAGGGCTACCCCGACGGCTGGCTGTGTATACCGGTTTGATGTTGATATTGACTTCAGCAGGTTTTTTAGCCGGGCTTATCGAAGCCTATATTTCTCCGGCAGGTATTAAACTAATAAGTCTCTATTTGTTTTAAAAGAGCCTAAAGCATAATTCTCCCGGGCGGTAATCATACTAAGTCAGAGAAAGGATGAAGGTTATGATTATAGGAGTACCTAAAGAAATAAAGGAGAACGAAAACCGGGTGGCCTTAACTCCTGCCGGCGTGGAAACCCTTCGCTGGCACGGTCATAACGAGATTCTGGTAGAGGTGGGCGCTGGAGAGGGAAGTGGTTTTTCCGACGGGGACTACGAGACGGCGGGAGCCAAACTGATGTCGGCTGATGAGCTCTATGCCGGCGCGGACCTTATATTAAAAGTGAAAGAACCTCAGCCTTCCGAATATGAGCTTCTACGGGAGGGGCAAATTCTTTTTACTTACCTGCACCTGGCACGAGAACCGGAACTGACCAGGGTGCTGATGGAACGGAAAGTAACAGCTATTGCTTATGAAACTATCCAGCTTGAGGATGGTTCTTTACCTCTGCTGGCACCAATGAGCCAGGTGGCAGGCCGTATGGCCGTCCAGATGGGTGCCCGGCTTCTGGAAAAGGAGCAGGGCGGGAGAGGAGTACTCCTGGGCGGAGTTCCCGGAGTGGCCCCGGCGGACGTGGTTATAATAGGAGGAGGTACCGTAGGGACCAACGCCGCCAGAGTTGCTCTTGGTATGGGAGCCCAGGTCACTATTTTAGATATAAACCCTAAAAGGCTTCAGGAATTGGACAGCCTTTTCCAGGGGAGGGTAAAAACTATCATTGCCAACCGCCATAATTTAAGTTTTGCTGTAAGCTACGCCGACCTTTTAATCGGTGCGGTGCTGATTCCGGGAGCTAAAGCGCCCCGGGTTGTAACCGAAGAGATGGTTAAAAACATGAAAAAGGGAGCGGTTATTGTTGATGTGGCTGTTGATCAGGGGGGATGTATTGAGACTATAGACCGGGTGACTACCTTCAGTAATCCGGCTTATGAAAAATATGGAGTGGTTCATTGTGCTGTTGCAAACCTGCCGGGAGCCGTTCCCCGGACTTCTACTGTAGCTCTGACGAACGTTACCCTTCCCTATATCGTAGATATTTCCGTTAAAGGATTGAAAAGAGCTCTAGAGGAAGACCCGGCGCTCGCCAAGGGGGTAAATGTCATAAACGGAAAGATTGCTCATCCTGCCGTAGCCCAGGCTCTGGGCCTGGAGTACGTCCCCCTGCAGGAAGCACTTTTCTCTTAAATGGTGGAGAGAAATCCATGAACATCAGTGGCTTTGTAAAAATTGTCAGCGAGCAATATGTCTGGGGACCCCCTATGCTGGTACTACTGGTAGGAACCGGTCTCTTCCTCACTATACGCCTTCGTTTCCTTTCCTTGCGAAAGCTTCCCCACGCCTTGAGACTGGTTTTTACCAGGGGAGATTGGAAAGACCAAGGGGACATTACTCCCTTTCAGGCACTTACCACGGCCCTTTCAGCTACTGTTGGTACCGGCAATATTGCGGGAGTTGCCACTGCGATCGCGGCAGGCGGACCGGGCGCTGTGTTCTGGATGTGGGTTACCGCCCTGGTAGGTATGGCAACCAAGTACTCCGAAGCCGTCCTGGCTGTTAAATACCGGGAGCAGGACGAAAAAGGGGAAATGTCCGGCGGCCCCATGTACTACCTGGAAAAGGGATTAGGATGGAAGTGGTTAGGCGTCTCTTTTGCCATATTCGGAGCCGTGGCTGCCTTCGGGATCGGGAATACCGTACAATCCAACTCGGTAGCCGATGCCGTATATGACAGCTGGAAGATTCCTCCTTTGGTTACCGGAATGTTCCTGGCTGTTTTAACCGCTCTGGTTATCCTGGGCGGTATTAAAAGTATCGCCCGGGTAACCAGTTTTCTGGTTCCTCTCATGGCCGCCTTTTATATTATCGGGGGAATGGCTATTCTCATACTGAATGCGGCAAAGATTCCCGGCGCCCTGGCAACTATTGTCAGCGACGCTTTTACCGGGACAGCAGCCGTGGGTGGATTTGCAGGAGCGGGCGTTAGAATGGCCATTATCAAGGGAGTTTCGCGGGGAGTTTTTTCTAATGAAGCCGGTCTAGGCAGCGCCCCTATTGCCCATGCCGCCGCCAAAACCAGTTATCCGGCCCGTCAGGCCCTTATTGCGATGACGGGAACTTTTCTCGACACCATTGTTATTTGCACCGTTACCGCCCTAGCTATAATCACTACGGGGGTATGGCACAACGGGGGAACCGGGGCTCCGTTGACGGCTATGGCTTTTGACCAGGGGCTTCCCGGAAGGGGTGGTTTTATAGTAGCTTTAGGGTTGATCTTTTTTGCTTTTTCAACCAT is a window encoding:
- a CDS encoding alanine/glycine:cation symporter family protein, whose product is MNISGFVKIVSEQYVWGPPMLVLLVGTGLFLTIRLRFLSLRKLPHALRLVFTRGDWKDQGDITPFQALTTALSATVGTGNIAGVATAIAAGGPGAVFWMWVTALVGMATKYSEAVLAVKYREQDEKGEMSGGPMYYLEKGLGWKWLGVSFAIFGAVAAFGIGNTVQSNSVADAVYDSWKIPPLVTGMFLAVLTALVILGGIKSIARVTSFLVPLMAAFYIIGGMAILILNAAKIPGALATIVSDAFTGTAAVGGFAGAGVRMAIIKGVSRGVFSNEAGLGSAPIAHAAAKTSYPARQALIAMTGTFLDTIVICTVTALAIITTGVWHNGGTGAPLTAMAFDQGLPGRGGFIVALGLIFFAFSTILGWAYYGEKCIEYLLGAKVIRYYRYLWVLAVLLGANLKLELVWSVADVMNGLMALPNLIGLLGLSGVVVAETNRFWKGMF
- a CDS encoding DUF3866 family protein, with the protein product MISIRLGKVLEIIDQREGCTEVKVMVDDRVERAINYDSLTGPVAEGDDVYLNITAVQLGLGTGGYHFVMANCSRREWEESSPGHIMKLRYTPMQLKVLAVEEEASPHRQQIEEFDSLFSTPVVIGTLHSMLPPAAAAIKAAGNFNLKVVYVMTDGAALPLAFSKLVAQLTQHKLIDGTVTVGHAFGGDLEAVNIYTGLIAAKRVLKADIIIVSMGPGIVGTGTRWGFTGIEQGEIINATFVLGGSPVAIPRISFTDPRKRHYGLSHHTIVSLARVALRPAEVPLPEEMDDWKREYLDQQIKSNKLHLKHRFTVVRGREGLELLKRFGIKVTSMGRTVEDDPDFFLAAAAAGLRATQLVEMSSNELG
- the spoIIM gene encoding stage II sporulation protein M, translating into MIRKLRGRLAEHFRANLLLMGIITLCFIGGIVYGSFTVSNLAPVEKGELREYVESFLKSFKDMNVNTALLARKAVLMNLKTLFYIWFLGLTVVGVPLILFTVFMRGFILGFTVAFLVREQAVAGVLLTILSLLPQNLLFIPSLLVGATTALSFSLLLVRGRRARETVGLPRRLAVYTGLMLILTSAGFLAGLIEAYISPAGIKLISLYLF
- the ald gene encoding alanine dehydrogenase; the protein is MIIGVPKEIKENENRVALTPAGVETLRWHGHNEILVEVGAGEGSGFSDGDYETAGAKLMSADELYAGADLILKVKEPQPSEYELLREGQILFTYLHLAREPELTRVLMERKVTAIAYETIQLEDGSLPLLAPMSQVAGRMAVQMGARLLEKEQGGRGVLLGGVPGVAPADVVIIGGGTVGTNAARVALGMGAQVTILDINPKRLQELDSLFQGRVKTIIANRHNLSFAVSYADLLIGAVLIPGAKAPRVVTEEMVKNMKKGAVIVDVAVDQGGCIETIDRVTTFSNPAYEKYGVVHCAVANLPGAVPRTSTVALTNVTLPYIVDISVKGLKRALEEDPALAKGVNVINGKIAHPAVAQALGLEYVPLQEALFS
- a CDS encoding NUDIX hydrolase, with the translated sequence MKNFYEKTVESNKIFEGRVVKLRVDRVILPNGKEATREVVEHPGAVAVVALTDKDEIVMVRQFRKPVEETTLEIPAGKLEGGEDPHSCARRELEEETGLKPNRIKLLMEFYTTPGFSDEKMYLFLAEDLEEVPPHRDDDELVEVEKLPLGKAVNWVMQGKINDAKTIIGILAVDCLRSRKGGRGGGAG